Part of the Pseudobdellovibrionaceae bacterium genome is shown below.
TTCGGTATCAATGGAAAATCAAGTTTCCCGATGGCAAATTGCTTGAGGCGCAAGATCAATCTGTCGTCAAAGTACCTAGCCAAAAAGGTGTTTATAAAGTAGGCTTGCTCATCGGTGGAAATACTGAGCTCACCTATCAAATAACAATTAAATAGTGAGATTTGCAGACGATGAAGAGAGTTTTATTTGTGTGCCTTGGCAACATCTGCCGCTCACCGGCGGCCGAAGGTGTGCTAAAAAAAATGTTAGCTGATGCGAATATCAACGATGTAATGGTGGATTCCGCCGGCACCTCCGCCTATCACGAAGGGGATCCCGCCGATGGTCGGATGCAATTTTTTGCAAAAAAACGGGGCTATGAGCTGACGAGTTTATCGAGGCCCTTTCGCCCAGAAGCCGACTTCGAGCAATTCGACTACATTATCACCATGGATGAGTCCAATTACGCTCACATTACCGAAATGGACCCAAAAGGTACTTACGCTAAAAAACTCTATAAGATGGTGGATTTCTGCCGCATTCACGAAATCGATGAAGTCCCCGATCCTTATGCTGGCGGAGAACAAGGTTTTGAACTTGTGATGGATATACTTGAAGACGGCTGCGAGCAGCTCACCGAAAAATTGAAAAAACCTTAAAACTCAAGGGACCTCTTTATTCTGTGGCCACTTTGTTTGCAAAATCAACATTTTGCGATTGGTAATACGCCTCTAGTAATCTTTCTTTATCACTCTCTTTAGGGCGGTTAACCACTTTAGCTTTCTCAACAACCAATCCTGCCGCAATTTTACCCGACGAATTGTATAGTGGAGCCATCACTTTGTACTGAATTTCGACTTCGTGCTTAAAGGGGGAATCCAACTCTTTGAGCATGTGATCAGCCACATTGGGAACAAATACTCCTGTTTCCTGTCCGCTGAACGCGCGAACAGCCTCGGCTCCAATTTGTTGGGTAATCCCCTCATCCCGATAAAACAGACTGTACCAAGGCCGACAGTACAGATCTTCTAGCGAATAACTACAAAGATCAAAAAAACTCATACTTCGAAAAATCTGTAGATTATCAAGCGTATAAATCTCCACCAAATCTTCATCAGCTATGTAAGAAAAAAGATCTGAGGGTGGCCGCAGGGAAAACCTCTTCAGGGCGTGCCAGGAGAGCTGAGTGGAGCTCATCACCGACTTGCCTTCACTGATCGCCTCACTGCAAATTTGAAAAAAATACCCATTTGACTAAGAATTTGATGCCGGAGATCTGCTGGCAAAGCCGAAAACCAAGGCAGTTGGGGACTCGTATAGGGTTGAATTCGAAGCTTATCGCCCCCGGCAATCTGACAAATTTCGGCCGCTCTCAACGCAAATTGTCGCTGGTCCTCAATTAATTGGGAGGAATCAGACAATGTCCTAATTGTTTCATACATGTTTCAACCTCTTTATGGTCAACAATTTCTATTTAACACCATTGCCACATCTATGCCATCCCTGGCTCCCCTGAAATTAGCTAAAATATGACGTATTGGCCACAATTTCGGCACTTTTCTTGAATAGATAGTTGAAAAGGCCCGCTGGGCCTGGGATTCTGTCAGGAGATGCAAACCATGTCTGAAAAGAAACAACTCTTAGGAGACTATCTAAGAGAAAAGCGTCTGGCCGCAGACCTCAGTCAAAAAGAGGTGGCAGAGCGCCTGGGTTATGGCTCAGCCCAGTTTGTTTCCAATTGGGAGCGAGGCCTGTCATCTCCACCCCTTGAAGCTCTCAAGACGATCACTGATTTGTTCAAAATCAATCCCCAAGAGCTCATTGACCTGATCCTGGATGCAACCAGAAACCAACTAGAAAACTCTCTCAAGGTGAAGGCCGCAAAATCCAGGCGAACCAGCC
Proteins encoded:
- a CDS encoding low molecular weight phosphotyrosine protein phosphatase, which produces MKRVLFVCLGNICRSPAAEGVLKKMLADANINDVMVDSAGTSAYHEGDPADGRMQFFAKKRGYELTSLSRPFRPEADFEQFDYIITMDESNYAHITEMDPKGTYAKKLYKMVDFCRIHEIDEVPDPYAGGEQGFELVMDILEDGCEQLTEKLKKP
- a CDS encoding helix-turn-helix transcriptional regulator — encoded protein: MSEKKQLLGDYLREKRLAADLSQKEVAERLGYGSAQFVSNWERGLSSPPLEALKTITDLFKINPQELIDLILDATRNQLENSLKVKAAKSRRTSRRRQA